In the Quercus lobata isolate SW786 chromosome 5, ValleyOak3.0 Primary Assembly, whole genome shotgun sequence genome, one interval contains:
- the LOC115992092 gene encoding transcription elongation factor 1 homolog: MGKRKAKTKPPPKKRMDKLDTVFSCPFCNHGTSVECRIDMKNLIGEASCRICQESFSTTVTALSEPIDIYSEWIDECERVNTLEDDGA; encoded by the exons ATGGGGAAGAGGAAAGCAAAAACAAAGCCACCACCTAAGAAGAGAATGGACAAGCTTGACACTGTCTTCAGCTGTCCTTTCTGCAACCATGGCACAAGTGTTGAATGCAGAAT TGATATGAAGAACTTGATTGGGGAAGCCTCGTGCAGAATATGCCAGGAGAGCTTTAGCACCACCGTCACAG CTTTGTCTGAGCCAATAGACAT ATACAGTGAATGGATTGATGAATGTGAACGGGTTAACACCCTTGAGGATGACGGTGCCTAA
- the LOC115992089 gene encoding transcription factor VOZ1 has translation MGKGSKSNCRSVSHKLFKDKAKNRVDDLQGMFMDLQFARKESRTVDVAVLEEQVHQMLREWKSELNEPSPASSLQQGGSLGSFSSDICRLLQLCEEEDDATSPLAAPKPEPNDQSVQVGGDVVFQEGQQDHSFPLIGECKNSSSEVRDMAVNNLEGATQVDYNQFDLQPDFEHNFYSGINGTGLSAEDAVPHTSSYLPSICPPPSAFLGPKCALWDCPRPAQGMEWCQDYCSSFHAALAWNEGPPGMGPVLRPGGIGLKDALLFSALSAKAQGKDVGIPECEGAATAKSPWNAPELFDLSVLDGETIREWLFFDKPRRAFESGNRKQRSLPDYSGRGWHESRKQVMNEFGGLKRSYYMDPQPLNHFEWHLYEYEINKCDACALYRLELKLVDGKKNSKGKITNDSVADLQKQMGRLSAEFPSDNKRSVKGRAKVNAKVGVGSVYPVPNRMAPTNGTYEYGVNTPYDYLVDNINEYYLT, from the exons ATGGGGAAGGGTTCAAAGAGCAATTGTAGGTCTGTATCACATAAGCTATTCAAGGATAAGGCGAAGAACCGGGTTGATGACCTGCAAGGGATGTTCATGGATTTGCAGTTTGCTAGGAAGGAAAGTCGCACGGTTGATGTTGCTGTGCTTGAGGAGCAAGTCCATCAGATGCTTCGTGAGTGGAAATCTGAGCTCAATGAGCCCTCTCCAGCTTCATCTTTGCAACAA GGTGGTAGTCTTGGGTCGTTCTCCTCGGATATCTGTCGTCTATTGCAGCTTTGTGAGGAGGAAGATGATGCCACTAGTCCATTAGCTGCACCGAAGCCTGAGCCTAATGATCAAAGCGTGCAAGTTGGAGGTGATGTGGTCTTTCAAGAG GGGCAACAGGACCATAGTTTTCCATTGATTGGTGAATGCAAAAATTCCTCTTCAGAAGTTCGTGATATGGCAGTTAACAACTTGGAAGGGGCTACTCAGGTGGACTATAATCAGTTTGATTTGCAACCAGATTTTGAACACAACTTCTATTCTGGTATTAATGGTACGGGTTTGTCTGCGGAGGATGCAGTTCCTCATACTTCTAGCTATCTCCCAAGTATATGCCCTCCACCTTCTGCTTTCTTAGGCCCAAAATGTGCACTTTGGGATTGTCCAAGGCCTGCTCAAGGCATGGAATGGTGTCAAGACTATTGCAGTAGCTTTCATGCTGCTTTAGCATGGAATGAAGGTCCACCTGGCATGGGTCCTGTTCTAAGACCTGGAGGCATTGGCCTAAAGGATGCTCTGCTTTTTTCTGCTCTTAGTGCAAAGGCACAAGGAAAAGATGTTGGTATCCCAGAATGTGAGGGAGCTGCAACTGCAAAGTCTCCATGGAATGCACCTg AACTCTTTGATCTTTCAGTTCTGGATGGTGAAACAATTAGGGAATGGCTCTTTTTTGATAAGCCTCGAAGAGCATTTGAGAGTGGGAACAGAAAGCAAAGGTCGCTGCCAGATTACAGTGGGCGTGGTTGGCATGAGTCAAGGAAGCAAGTGATGAATGAATTTGGAGGCCTGAAGAGATCCTACTATATGGATCCACAGCCACTTAACCATTTTGAGTGGCACCTCTATGAATATGAGATCAATAAGTGTGATGCTTGTGCTTTGTATAGATTGGAACTGAAACTTGTTGATGGGAAGAAGAACTCCAAAGGAAAGATAACCAATGATTCAGTTGCTGATCTGCAGAAGCAGATGGGAAGGCTCTCTGCTGAATTTCCATCTGATAATAAGCGCTCTGTGAAGGGGAGGGCCAAGGTTAATGCAAAGGTTGGTGTTGGAAGCGTTTATCCCGTTCCAAATCGAATGGCACCAACAAATGGGACATATGAGTATGGGGTAAACACACCGTATGATTATCTTGTGGACAATATAAATGAATATTACCTGACATAA
- the LOC115992087 gene encoding zinc finger BED domain-containing protein RICESLEEPER 1-like, giving the protein MDTNGDANEGIILKVNEDVNEDINLKVTEDAHEGICLKVMEDANEDNNLKVKEDSNEGINLKVNEDANEDINLKVNEHVDILKEDLKPAVKNLKRTYAAMNGFIEITLSNGLKKAQCVHCEEKFVVEPGDDGGTTQFKRHVQQCEGCEETTKKRLIMSYKTCRIKNDNVRILKNFNFDQEKVREAAAGMVIGNECLFKMFKSKVFNLFVNSFNPEFERISPRIAKGDCLRIYEDEKEELKELLETVDKLSLTAELWHVGNKTVYVCLTGHFFDSEKKLQRRILSLCDVPSPRSGLAISDAIFKCLLDWGIENKVSSITVDCSSASGVALDHLKHRIGSNGKLLFGGKVFHQRCCVHIIDLMAQNGLNEIHDFVDNIRKSVRYLRLSKKCLLKFTEIVKQLHMPSKKLILDDSACWNATYSMLVAAMEFREVFPRYQGGDPDYTWLPTSEDWERGEQVCQILKVLVDVKKVFLRSENLTARVLMKGIWKIREVLSKKSMAENPYLQAVVLKMKGIFDKFWGELPLLIALATVLDPRLNMNFLEFWFRENYPEFEAERKITYVRDALYELFNGYVVSQGSSNSGQCMHGDGPKGCSSSVCVHTEDDETLSSSDSFELYMEQRTAKSDKPELDMYLEEGPCHSALGSGCSVLEWWKARSYGYPILSKMACDILSIPFGATSRSSLGTLHRIVDHYHASMSKEMVQALSCAADWLNCSNGIKSSPDYEKNFVKEIWLPWGL; this is encoded by the exons ATGGATACCAATGGAGATGCTAATGAAGGCATTATTCTTAAGGTTAACGAGGATGTTAACGAAGACATTAATCTTAAGGTTACAGAAGATGCTCATGAAGGCATTTGTCTTAAGGTTATGGAGGATGCTAATGAAGACAATAATCTTAAGGTTAAGGAGGATTCTAATGAAGGCATTAATCTTAAGGTTAACGAGGATGCTAATGAAGACATTAATCTTAAAGTTAACGAGCATGTTGATATTTTAAAAGAAGATTTGAAGCCAGCCGTGAAGAATCTGAAGAGGACTTATGCAGCTATGAATGGCTTTATAGAAATAACACTTTCAAATGGTCTCAAGAAGGCACAATGTGTTCATTGTGAGGAAAAATTTGTAGTGGAGCCTGGTGATGATGGTGGTACGACTCAATTCAAGAGGCATGTGCAACAATGTGAAGGTTGTGAAGAGACCACTAAGAAGCGTTTGATTATGTCTTATAAGACGTGTAGAATTAAGAATGACAATGTGCGCATACttaagaattttaattttgatcaaGAAAAGGTGAGAGAGGCAGCTGCAGGGATGGTGATTGGGAATGAGTGCTTATTTAAGATGTTTAAGAGCAAAGTTTTCAATTTGTTTGTGAATTCTTTTAATCCAGAGTTTGAGAGAATATCGCCTAGAATTGCAAAAGGTGATTGTCTCAGAATATACGAGGATGAGAAAGAAGAGTTAAAAGAATTGTTAGAGACTGTTGATAAGTTGAGTCTTACAGCAGAGTTGTGGCATGTGGGTAATAAAACAGTTTATGTGTGCCTCACTGGACATTTTTTTGATTCTGAGAAGAAACTGCAAAGGCGCATATTGAGCTTATGTGATGTGCCATCTCCCCGATCTGGACTTGCAATTTCTGATGCTATTTTCAAGTGTCTGCTGGATTGGGGAATTGAAAATAAAGTGTCTTCAATTACAGTAGATTGTTCATCAGCTAGTGGTGTTGCTTTGGATCATTTGAAGCATAGAATTGGCTCTAATGGAAAGCTTTTATTTGGTGGTAAGGTATTTCATCAGCGATGTTGTGTACATATCATAGATCTCATGGCACAGAATGGACTTAATGAGATTCATGATTTCGTGGACAACATACGTAAAAGTGTTAGATATCTgcgtttatcaaaaaaatgcCTCCTCAAGTTTACTGAAATTGTCAAGCAGTTGCATATGCCTTCAAAGAAATTGATTCTAGATGATTCTGCATGTTGGAATGCAACATATTCTATGTTAGTGGCTGCAATGGAGTTTAGAGAAGTATTTCCTAGATATCAAGGTGGAGATCCAGATTACACCTGGCTGCCTACTTCAGAAGACTGGGAAAGAGGTGAACAGGTTtgtcaaattttaaaagttCTTGTTGACGTAAAAAAGGTCTTTTTAAGAAGTGAAAATCTAACTGCAAGGGTACTTATGAAGGGTATATGGAAGATAAGAGAAGTTTTGAGTAAAAAATCAATGGCTGAGAATCCTTATTTGCAGGCTGTGGTTCTTAAAATGAAAGGGATTTTTGACAAGTTTTGGGGTGAACTTCCCTTGTTGATAGCTTTAGCTACAGTCTTAGATCCAAGACTTAATATGAACTTTCTTGAATTTTGGTTCCGAGAAAACTATCCAGAATTTGAagcagaaagaaaaattaccTATGTTCGTGATGCCTTATATGAGCTTTTCAATGGCTATGTTGTCAGTCAAGGTTCAAGCAACAGTGGACAGTGTATGCATGGAGATGGTCCAAAAGGTTGTTCTTCTAGTGTCTGTGTTCATACTGAAGATGATGAGACACTATCTTCCTCGGACTCGTTTGAGCTTTACATGGAGCAACGCACTGCTAAATCTGATAAGCCTGAGTTAGACATGTACCTGGAAGAAGGACCCTGTCACAGTGCTTTGGGATCTGGTTGCAGTGTCTTGGAGTGGTGGAAAGCCAGAAGTTATGGCTACCCTATTTTGTCCAAGATGGCATGTGATATACTGTCAATACCTTTTGGTGCAACTTCAAGGTCTTCCTTGGGCACTCTGCACAGAATTGTTGATCACTATCACGCATCTATGTCAAAGGAGATGGTGCAGGCATTGAGTTGTGCAGCAGATTGGTTAAATTGCTCTAATGGAATTAAAAGTTCCCCAGAt TATGAAAAAAACTTTGTCAAAGAGATATGGCTACCTTGGGGATTATAG